The following coding sequences are from one Borrelia hispanica CRI window:
- a CDS encoding variable large family protein, with product MMVVMGCNSGGVKDPEKVFLSDIANLGKGFLDVFVSFGDMITGTLGIKAETKKSEIGKYFSDIEKSMQTTKVKLNEILEKNGKYEKVKTIVEEFISGTVDKIAEGAKEAAGGVSGSGSESVGNAVKNQNASPSELQGVKSLVKGIKEIVEIVLKGKGDAGADVTKGDSKKDVGKLFTTTDANRADNAAAQAAAASIGAVSGADILQAIAKSKEDPQVDNTDGIEKAGDAAEIAVAKAVDNKKEIKDDAKKDAVIAGGIALRAMTKGNKFSIKNDADDAVIKTVNGAAASAVNKVLNTLTIAIRNTVNEGLKGISEALGEIKQGEGSEVKAKAN from the coding sequence ATGATGGTAGTGATGGGATGTAATAGTGGGGGAGTAAAAGATCCAGAGAAAGTGTTTTTGAGTGATATAGCAAATTTAGGAAAAGGATTTTTAGATGTTTTTGTGAGTTTTGGCGATATGATTACAGGGACATTGGGGATAAAGGCGGAAACAAAGAAAAGTGAGATAGGGAAATATTTTAGTGATATTGAGAAGAGTATGCAAACTACTAAAGTAAAATTAAATGAAATTTTAGAGAAGAATGGGAAATATGAAAAAGTTAAAACAATTGTTGAGGAGTTTATTAGTGGTACTGTAGATAAGATAGCAGAAGGAGCAAAGGAAGCAGCAGGTGGAGTTAGCGGTAGTGGTAGTGAATCTGTGGGGAATGCTGTTAAAAACCAGAATGCATCTCCTTCAGAATTACAAGGTGTTAAATCTCTGGTGAAAGGAATTAAAGAGATAGTTGAGATTGTGTTAAAAGGGAAGGGAGATGCAGGTGCTGATGTTACTAAAGGTGATAGTAAGAAAGATGTTGGTAAGTTATTTACTACTACTGATGCTAATAGAGCTGATAATGCGGCAGCCCAAGCAGCAGCAGCGTCAATAGGAGCAGTAAGTGGAGCAGATATATTGCAAGCGATAGCTAAGTCTAAAGAAGACCCTCAAGTTGATAATACTGATGGAATTGAGAAAGCGGGAGATGCAGCCGAGATAGCAGTTGCTAAAGCTGTTGATAATAAGAAAGAGATTAAAGATGATGCAAAGAAAGATGCAGTAATAGCAGGAGGGATAGCATTGAGAGCAATGACTAAGGGTAATAAATTTTCTATTAAGAATGATGCCGATGATGCTGTGATAAAGACAGTAAATGGAGCTGCCGCAAGTGCGGTGAATAAGGTATTGAATACTTTGACAATAGCAATAAGGAATACAGTGAATGAAGGTTTAAAAGGGATTAGTGAGGCATTGGGGGAGATTAAGCAAGGAGAGGGTTCTGAAGTTAAAGCTAAGGCTAATTAG